From the Thermovirga lienii DSM 17291 genome, one window contains:
- a CDS encoding Aldehyde ferredoxin oxidoreductase (PFAM: Aldehyde ferredoxin oxidoreductase, N-terminal domain; Aldehyde ferredoxin oxidoreductase, domains 2 & 3~COGs: COG2414 Aldehyde:ferredoxin oxidoreductase~InterPro IPR013983: IPR001203~KEGG: kcr:Kcr_0257 aldehyde ferredoxin oxidoreductase~PFAM: aldehyde ferredoxin oxidoreductase; Aldehyde ferredoxin oxidoreductase~PRIAM: Aldehyde ferredoxin oxidoreductase~SMART: Aldehyde ferredoxin oxidoreductase~SPTR: Aldehyde ferredoxin oxidoreductase), translating to MYCRMLVVDLSMERSWVEEIEEEAIKKYIGGKGLGIYLLDKMLPKGTPPLEKENVLLFLTGPLTGTSFPTSGRFVVATKSPLTNMYVDSHAGGHFAPAMRRAGFEVLVIKGRASKPSYIWIDDDRIEIREAQHLWGMQVDETVEAVRNETSHEAHVATIGPAGENLLPIATITFDKDSDPWRAGVAGRAGTGSVMGSKNLKAVALRGSKSIPIKDETNLRKLTSEIARLAMESPAIHRRRTVGTSALVEPMSRTGILPSYNFRQGYFHPIYGLTSANLRYHTKRDVACFNCPIVCGKILDGGGKDTKVEYESIALLGSNDGIGSMPELAKAISVCNQMGMDTISAGGIVAFAMECKDRGILHEAPSFGDAEGQRKLLEDIAFRRGLGAILADGVKEASKRIGKGTEEFAIEVKGLELPGYDPRATWGMALAYATSDRGGCHQRAWTVLAELDGILPRFGTEGIALKVKTTQDERAAAFSLVVCDFLPYDQNVIYPCLEHAAGLEMSEKEYLEAGERIWNHIRMFNIREANISRKDDYLPKRMYHDPIPMPPRGEDKVSLPKELFDKMLDEYYMLRGWNEDGIPEEGTLGRLGLSW from the coding sequence ATGTACTGTAGAATGTTGGTAGTGGACCTTTCAATGGAAAGATCCTGGGTAGAAGAAATCGAAGAAGAAGCGATCAAAAAGTACATAGGTGGAAAGGGCTTGGGAATCTATTTGCTGGACAAAATGCTGCCCAAAGGAACGCCCCCACTCGAAAAAGAAAATGTACTACTTTTCCTCACCGGCCCCCTAACTGGAACATCTTTTCCGACCTCAGGAAGGTTCGTCGTAGCAACAAAGTCACCTCTCACCAACATGTACGTAGACAGTCACGCTGGAGGACACTTTGCTCCGGCTATGCGAAGGGCAGGCTTCGAAGTGCTGGTAATAAAGGGCAGAGCATCCAAACCATCCTACATTTGGATAGACGACGACAGGATAGAAATAAGGGAGGCTCAGCACCTTTGGGGCATGCAAGTAGATGAGACCGTGGAAGCAGTAAGAAATGAGACATCCCATGAAGCCCACGTGGCAACTATAGGACCTGCAGGGGAAAACCTACTTCCCATAGCTACTATAACTTTTGACAAGGACAGCGATCCATGGAGGGCTGGCGTAGCCGGCAGAGCAGGCACTGGATCTGTCATGGGAAGCAAAAACCTGAAGGCCGTGGCCTTGAGAGGCTCAAAATCTATTCCCATCAAAGACGAGACAAACCTAAGGAAACTCACTTCAGAGATAGCTCGCCTCGCTATGGAATCCCCTGCAATTCACCGCAGGCGAACTGTGGGCACCTCCGCACTAGTGGAGCCCATGAGCAGAACAGGCATACTACCCTCCTACAATTTCAGGCAGGGTTATTTCCATCCCATCTACGGCCTGACATCAGCAAACCTAAGGTATCACACAAAGAGAGATGTAGCATGCTTCAACTGCCCCATAGTATGTGGGAAAATACTCGATGGAGGAGGGAAAGACACGAAAGTAGAATACGAATCCATTGCTCTTCTTGGAAGTAACGATGGGATAGGGTCCATGCCGGAACTAGCCAAAGCCATCTCGGTCTGCAACCAAATGGGCATGGATACCATATCCGCAGGGGGCATTGTAGCCTTCGCGATGGAATGCAAGGACCGCGGGATACTTCACGAAGCTCCATCTTTCGGCGATGCCGAAGGTCAACGGAAACTACTTGAGGACATTGCTTTCAGAAGAGGGTTGGGAGCCATCTTGGCAGATGGAGTAAAGGAAGCCTCTAAAAGGATAGGAAAGGGAACCGAAGAGTTTGCCATTGAGGTAAAAGGATTGGAGCTTCCTGGGTACGATCCCAGAGCAACGTGGGGTATGGCCTTGGCCTACGCAACCTCCGACAGGGGTGGATGTCACCAAAGAGCATGGACCGTTCTAGCGGAACTAGACGGCATACTTCCCAGGTTTGGAACCGAGGGCATTGCCCTAAAAGTCAAAACCACCCAAGACGAGAGGGCTGCGGCGTTCTCCTTGGTGGTATGCGATTTCCTCCCCTATGACCAAAACGTCATATATCCGTGCCTTGAGCATGCTGCCGGCCTTGAAATGAGCGAAAAGGAGTATTTGGAAGCAGGAGAAAGGATATGGAATCACATACGTATGTTCAACATACGAGAGGCCAACATATCCCGAAAGGACGACTATCTACCCAAGCGGATGTACCATGACCCCATCCCCATGCCACCTAGAGGAGAAGACAAAGTGAGTTTACCCAAAGAGCTTTTCGATAAGATGTTAGATGAGTATTATATGTTACGAGGATGGAACGAAGATGGCATCCCAGAGGAAGGGACATTGGGACGTCTAGGACTCTCTTGGTGA
- a CDS encoding homoserine dehydrogenase (PFAM: Homoserine dehydrogenase; Homoserine dehydrogenase, NAD binding domain~COGs: COG0460 Homoserine dehydrogenase~InterPro IPR005106: IPR001342: IPR019811~KEGG: aco:Amico_0491 homoserine dehydrogenase~PFAM: homoserine dehydrogenase; homoserine dehydrogenase NAD-binding~PRIAM: Homoserine dehydrogenase~SPTR: Homoserine dehydrogenase) codes for MWKIAIVGFGNVSQGFLRILKDKKESLKERYNFEYSITAIADPVKGSVMNASGLDVDFLMELFDSEGNLKSHPNRTDLGSIDIIERSEADIIVETTITNLETGEPGLSHIKAALSAKKHVVSTNKGPVSVALPELAKLAKENHVEYLFEGVVLSGTPSINLAKEALAGCDIKKVMGIVNGTTNYILTRMEEGTSYEDALKKAQELGYAEADPTGDVEGWDAAVKAQVLANVIMGHQIKIEDVQRTGITQITQEDIKDAAKRGARIKLIAEVEKTNGTVKASVSPQEIPLSHPLANIMDATNALTFTTDHLGDVTIVGPGAGRVETGQALLTDILAIHRKYCKI; via the coding sequence ATGTGGAAGATAGCAATAGTAGGCTTCGGAAACGTATCTCAGGGATTTCTGAGAATATTAAAGGACAAGAAAGAATCCCTCAAGGAACGCTACAACTTTGAGTATTCCATAACCGCCATAGCAGACCCAGTAAAGGGCTCAGTTATGAACGCTTCAGGGCTGGATGTTGACTTTCTTATGGAACTCTTCGATTCAGAAGGAAACCTTAAATCCCACCCTAACAGAACGGACCTTGGATCTATCGATATAATAGAAAGAAGCGAAGCCGACATAATAGTTGAGACTACGATTACCAACCTGGAAACAGGCGAACCAGGGCTTAGCCATATAAAAGCCGCATTGAGCGCCAAAAAGCACGTGGTATCCACAAATAAGGGACCTGTCTCTGTAGCCCTACCCGAATTAGCTAAACTAGCAAAAGAAAACCATGTGGAATACCTCTTCGAAGGCGTAGTATTGAGCGGGACTCCATCAATAAACCTGGCAAAAGAGGCATTGGCAGGTTGTGACATAAAGAAGGTTATGGGAATAGTAAACGGAACGACCAACTACATCCTCACCAGGATGGAAGAAGGAACTTCCTACGAAGACGCTCTCAAAAAAGCCCAGGAGCTGGGATATGCAGAGGCGGATCCCACAGGGGACGTCGAAGGATGGGACGCTGCTGTTAAAGCTCAAGTCCTCGCTAACGTCATAATGGGACATCAGATAAAAATAGAGGACGTCCAGCGGACAGGAATAACCCAAATAACCCAAGAAGACATCAAGGACGCTGCCAAAAGGGGCGCCAGGATAAAACTTATAGCAGAGGTTGAGAAAACCAACGGCACTGTCAAGGCTTCCGTTAGCCCCCAAGAGATACCCTTAAGTCATCCTCTGGCCAATATTATGGACGCCACCAACGCCTTGACCTTCACCACAGATCATCTTGGCGATGTGACCATAGTTGGCCCAGGAGCAGGAAGGGTTGAAACTGGACAAGCACTTTTGACGGATATTCTTGCCATACATAGAAAATATTGCAAAATATGA
- a CDS encoding transcriptional regulator, LacI family (PFAM: Bacterial regulatory proteins, lacI family~COGs: COG1609 Transcriptional regulators~InterPro IPR000843: IPR001761~KEGG: aco:Amico_0424 transcriptional regulator, LacI family~PFAM: regulatory protein LacI; periplasmic binding protein/LacI transcriptional regulator~SMART: regulatory protein LacI~SPTR: Transcriptional regulator, LacI family) codes for MKVTMADVAAEAGVNKATVSRVLKGDPRISAATCEKVWAAVKKLGYRPDVLARGLSTKTTDTIGVVFKQLSPWWVGLYLCGLERVMERIGVEIMIKETSSDDKKRINALKVLSARRVDGLIFVYEKPPAEELNLPVVVVGEHQFDGVSIKFDEKAIVEKIEKLSKGQGFRYYPGEGAVYSFLSKYQTQKKNAKCHVLDGRLGQKVEASPDDVLIFCGSQEEASILGAWTLEFPAFHLGALSGRLMINRLRDKRIRPQAVLVVPQIFTPQGELWG; via the coding sequence ATGAAGGTGACAATGGCCGATGTAGCAGCGGAGGCTGGGGTCAACAAGGCCACGGTGAGCAGGGTCTTGAAAGGAGACCCTAGGATAAGTGCTGCCACCTGTGAAAAAGTATGGGCAGCGGTCAAAAAACTTGGTTACAGGCCTGACGTGTTGGCAAGGGGACTTTCCACGAAAACGACCGATACGATAGGGGTTGTGTTCAAGCAGCTGTCCCCTTGGTGGGTTGGTCTCTATCTATGTGGCTTGGAGAGGGTGATGGAAAGGATAGGGGTAGAGATAATGATCAAAGAAACTTCTTCAGACGATAAAAAAAGAATCAATGCCTTGAAGGTCCTTTCTGCCAGGCGAGTGGATGGGCTCATATTTGTTTACGAAAAACCACCAGCGGAAGAACTAAACCTGCCAGTTGTCGTTGTGGGTGAGCATCAATTTGATGGGGTTTCCATCAAATTTGACGAGAAGGCCATCGTGGAGAAGATAGAGAAACTAAGTAAAGGGCAGGGTTTCAGATATTACCCTGGCGAGGGGGCCGTGTATTCGTTCCTTTCCAAATATCAAACGCAGAAAAAGAATGCAAAATGTCACGTGTTGGATGGTAGGTTAGGACAAAAAGTGGAAGCTTCCCCTGATGATGTTTTGATTTTCTGTGGTTCCCAGGAAGAAGCTTCCATATTGGGTGCTTGGACATTGGAGTTTCCTGCGTTTCATTTAGGAGCCTTATCTGGGCGGCTTATGATAAATCGGCTAAGGGACAAGCGAATCCGTCCTCAGGCAGTCCTTGTAGTTCCCCAAATATTCACTCCGCAGGGTGAACTCTGGGGTTGA
- a CDS encoding AAA ATPase (PFAM: Phosphoribulokinase / Uridine kinase family~COGs: COG0572 Uridine kinase~InterPro IPR000764: IPR003593~KEGG: tai:Taci_1361 AAA ATPase~SMART: AAA ATPase~SPTR: AAA ATPase), producing MAFSVSIRGIGVEKFHKPVSGIEVLSLCGLNDKPVVAWHVNGYLRPLTWTIDDHCEVDFVDTSSFEGMAVYRNTLSFLLVVACRKILGKEVFIRHSISDGFFCEVQGEGLDQEDLRLVREALESFVHDDLPIKMEVVPLDRAKQIFRSQNDLGKAALLEAARIDPVTLWSCDGVYGHFYTPLAPSAGYIKSWDLVPFRSGVVLRFPTVTSPKELPPFRPPRKLADVFEEYAEWLDILGVSTMDNLHRYVASGRAQELILVSEALHNQKLNEIAGDIIEKGTVKVICIAGPSGSGKTTTAKRLAICLRVCGKRPVVISLDDYFLDREKTPRDADGNFDFESIYALDLDFLEQQLDAILAGKEVVLPRFNFISGKREKGPTLKLEKQGVVIIEGIHGLNQLITRGIPDEKVYKIFVSPLTGISMDRHNRTSTTDNRLLRRLVRDYRTRGKSAEATLMQWPSVVKGAQDYIFPYQEKADRMFNSALVYELPVLKGYTEGLLRSVEESSPVYGEAQRLLTLSQYFPFIPSDVVPNTSILREFIGGSCFE from the coding sequence GTGGCCTTTTCTGTATCTATAAGAGGGATAGGAGTAGAAAAATTTCATAAACCTGTGTCTGGTATTGAGGTTCTTTCCCTTTGCGGCCTGAACGATAAACCAGTGGTTGCATGGCATGTCAACGGGTACCTGCGACCCTTGACTTGGACCATAGATGACCATTGCGAAGTGGACTTTGTCGATACATCCTCATTTGAGGGTATGGCCGTTTACAGGAACACCCTTAGTTTTTTATTGGTGGTAGCATGCAGGAAGATTCTAGGTAAGGAAGTTTTTATAAGACACTCCATAAGTGATGGTTTTTTCTGCGAAGTACAAGGAGAGGGCCTTGATCAGGAAGATCTAAGGCTTGTGCGCGAGGCCCTAGAGTCATTTGTCCATGACGATTTGCCCATAAAGATGGAGGTTGTGCCCTTGGATAGGGCAAAACAAATATTCAGGAGTCAGAACGATCTTGGTAAGGCTGCCCTTTTAGAGGCAGCACGGATAGACCCTGTCACGTTGTGGTCCTGTGATGGAGTGTATGGCCATTTTTATACCCCCCTTGCCCCTTCTGCAGGTTATATTAAATCGTGGGACCTGGTCCCTTTCAGGAGTGGAGTGGTCCTTAGGTTTCCTACGGTCACATCGCCCAAGGAACTGCCTCCTTTCAGACCACCTCGGAAGCTAGCGGACGTATTCGAGGAATATGCCGAGTGGTTGGATATTTTGGGCGTAAGTACGATGGATAACCTGCATAGGTATGTGGCATCTGGCAGAGCGCAGGAGCTCATCTTGGTATCGGAGGCCTTGCACAACCAAAAACTCAATGAGATAGCCGGAGACATAATAGAAAAAGGAACTGTTAAAGTTATATGCATAGCCGGTCCGTCCGGTTCTGGAAAGACCACTACAGCCAAGCGATTGGCCATATGCCTGAGGGTCTGTGGCAAAAGACCTGTTGTGATATCCCTTGATGACTATTTCTTGGACAGGGAGAAGACCCCGAGGGATGCTGACGGTAATTTTGATTTCGAGTCCATATACGCCTTGGATTTGGATTTTCTCGAGCAGCAACTTGATGCAATCCTTGCGGGCAAGGAAGTGGTTCTGCCTAGGTTCAACTTCATTTCAGGAAAGAGAGAGAAAGGACCTACGTTGAAGTTGGAAAAGCAAGGTGTGGTGATAATAGAGGGGATTCATGGCCTGAACCAGTTGATAACCAGAGGAATTCCCGATGAGAAGGTCTACAAGATCTTTGTTTCTCCTCTCACTGGAATAAGCATGGATAGACACAATAGAACTAGTACTACGGATAACAGGTTGCTAAGGCGATTGGTCAGAGATTACCGAACCAGAGGTAAAAGTGCGGAGGCTACTTTAATGCAGTGGCCCTCAGTTGTTAAGGGTGCCCAGGATTACATTTTTCCTTACCAGGAGAAGGCGGATCGAATGTTCAATTCCGCCCTAGTGTACGAGCTGCCTGTATTGAAAGGATATACCGAGGGCCTTTTGAGAAGCGTGGAAGAGTCTTCTCCTGTGTACGGCGAAGCCCAAAGGCTTTTGACCCTTTCTCAGTACTTTCCTTTCATCCCTTCCGACGTGGTTCCCAACACGTCCATTTTGAGGGAATTCATAGGCGGAAGCTGCTTTGAATAG
- a CDS encoding Rhodanese domain protein (PFAM: Rhodanese-like domain~COGs: COG2897 Rhodanese-related sulfurtransferase~InterPro IPR001763~KEGG: tai:Taci_1275 rhodanese domain protein~PFAM: Rhodanese domain protein~SMART: Rhodanese domain protein~SPTR: Rhodanese domain protein) codes for MAKIIIRKERMVELRRIVGSFVFACLIVVTIMSVAFASESGKDSLYVTPEWLKANKGSVVIVDARPKSMYSKGHIPGAVNAEWTYFANMKGRPGSPGWGDLYPKDILAKKIGALGIDGKKPVVVYADPGGWGQDGWVVWILRLSGIENAKMLEGGFMAWKAAGGKVSTKPVVAKAKPFKIESFSGGYNVTTPWLKAKLGEVYIIDARTPFEYQGARIFQEKRGGHIPGAINIPFDLVFNEDQTVKDVEELRALFQSYGLSPDDEIVVYDTAGVRSAYLVLVLRMAGFENARNYDSSFHEWAGTPELEVVQGSDPGAPSPAAVKGSGEKSDSAASS; via the coding sequence TTGGCGAAAATAATCATTAGAAAAGAAAGGATGGTAGAGTTGCGTAGGATAGTGGGTTCTTTCGTGTTTGCCTGCTTAATTGTGGTAACTATCATGTCGGTTGCTTTTGCTTCTGAAAGTGGTAAGGATTCCCTTTATGTAACTCCTGAGTGGCTCAAGGCTAACAAAGGGTCTGTTGTAATAGTGGACGCAAGACCTAAATCTATGTATTCCAAAGGCCATATACCTGGAGCAGTTAACGCTGAGTGGACGTACTTTGCCAATATGAAAGGGCGTCCCGGCTCACCCGGTTGGGGAGACCTTTACCCCAAGGATATTTTGGCCAAGAAAATAGGTGCTTTGGGCATCGACGGAAAGAAACCTGTTGTCGTCTATGCTGATCCCGGTGGATGGGGGCAAGACGGTTGGGTGGTGTGGATACTCCGCCTTTCAGGCATAGAAAACGCCAAGATGCTGGAGGGAGGTTTTATGGCTTGGAAGGCCGCAGGTGGAAAAGTGTCCACCAAGCCCGTTGTGGCGAAGGCCAAACCTTTCAAGATCGAAAGTTTCAGCGGTGGCTACAATGTTACCACCCCGTGGCTCAAGGCAAAATTGGGAGAGGTATATATAATTGATGCTAGGACGCCCTTCGAGTATCAAGGGGCTAGAATTTTCCAGGAAAAGAGGGGAGGCCATATACCCGGGGCCATCAATATCCCCTTTGATTTGGTTTTCAACGAAGACCAAACAGTAAAGGACGTGGAAGAGCTTAGGGCCTTGTTCCAATCCTATGGGCTAAGTCCAGATGATGAAATAGTTGTTTATGACACGGCAGGAGTGAGGTCGGCCTACTTGGTTTTGGTCCTAAGGATGGCTGGTTTTGAGAACGCCCGTAACTACGATTCCTCATTCCATGAGTGGGCGGGAACTCCCGAATTAGAGGTAGTTCAGGGAAGTGACCCAGGCGCACCGTCTCCTGCTGCGGTGAAGGGTAGTGGCGAAAAGAGTGATTCAGCAGCGAGCAGCTAA
- a CDS encoding binding-protein-dependent transport systems inner membrane component (PFAM: Binding-protein-dependent transport system inner membrane component~COGs: COG4176 ABC-type proline/glycine betaine transport system permease component~InterPro IPR000515~KEGG: aco:Amico_0032 binding-protein-dependent transport systems inner membrane component~PFAM: binding-protein-dependent transport systems inner membrane component~SPTR: Glycine betaine/proline ABC transporter, permease/substrate-binding protein), with translation MFPEAWEFHVAPHLNSGIKALIQNHGEAFDAFSNALLQLLLWIQSALSAVPWWGYILLIAAISWFSIRKVLPTLVLSLLPVIIGVFGLWGLAIETLAIVITSVVISLALGIPLGVLMAEVKTVGVIIRPILDAMQTMPSFVYLIPAMMLFGLGKVPAILATVIYALPPVIRLTCLGIELVPKSVQEAALAYGATRWQLLKEVRLPLAMPSIMAGVNQTTMMALSMVVIASMIGARGLGQEVLMAINRINVGRGFESGLSIVIMAIVIDRITQGLAKKWDPVKKP, from the coding sequence ATGTTTCCTGAGGCATGGGAGTTTCATGTTGCGCCCCATTTGAACAGTGGGATAAAGGCGCTGATACAAAACCACGGTGAAGCCTTTGATGCTTTTTCGAATGCTCTTTTGCAGCTCCTTTTGTGGATACAATCTGCCCTATCTGCCGTTCCGTGGTGGGGGTATATATTACTGATTGCGGCAATTTCGTGGTTTAGTATAAGGAAAGTTCTCCCAACCCTTGTTTTGTCGTTACTGCCTGTGATAATAGGAGTTTTCGGACTGTGGGGCCTTGCCATAGAGACATTGGCTATAGTCATAACGTCTGTTGTCATCTCTCTTGCTCTGGGGATTCCCTTGGGAGTGCTTATGGCGGAAGTTAAAACCGTAGGGGTAATTATTAGGCCAATTTTGGATGCCATGCAGACCATGCCTAGTTTCGTGTACTTGATACCGGCCATGATGCTGTTCGGATTGGGAAAGGTTCCGGCCATATTGGCTACGGTCATATATGCCCTTCCGCCTGTGATACGGTTGACGTGTCTGGGGATAGAACTGGTGCCAAAATCTGTCCAGGAGGCAGCTTTGGCTTATGGAGCAACTAGGTGGCAGCTTTTGAAGGAGGTACGGCTTCCGTTGGCCATGCCGTCCATAATGGCTGGAGTCAATCAAACTACCATGATGGCTCTTTCGATGGTTGTCATAGCCTCCATGATAGGTGCCAGGGGGCTTGGACAGGAGGTCCTGATGGCTATAAACAGGATAAACGTTGGACGGGGGTTCGAGTCAGGACTTAGCATAGTAATAATGGCCATCGTGATCGATCGCATAACCCAAGGTCTTGCCAAGAAATGGGATCCTGTGAAGAAACCATAA
- a CDS encoding ABC transporter related protein (PFAM: ABC transporter~TIGRFAM: glycine betaine/L-proline transport ATP binding subunit~COGs: COG4175 ABC-type proline/glycine betaine transport system ATPase component~InterPro IPR003439: IPR017871: IPR003593~KEGG: aco:Amico_0033 ABC transporter related protein~PFAM: ABC transporter related~SMART: AAA ATPase~SPTR: ABC transporter related protein) translates to MSDVAIAVEELWKVYSKSKSGKVVIDVDDEELMRSIEASSEDVVAVRDLSFEVKKGEVFIVMGLSGSGKSTLIRCLIRLVEPSYGKITINGYDVTAMDKKELTEFRRYQTAMVFQHYGLLPHKTVLDNVAFGLKLRGVPKKERREKAMHALEIVGLEKWASYYPSSLSGGMRQRVGIARALVADSPILLMDEPFSGLDPLIRREMQDELIRLQEEMHKTIFFVTHDLDEAMRLGDRMAVMKDGSIVQIGKPAEVFANPANDYVARFVQDRREEIRKADEQIAALNAANDKEVNSDVS, encoded by the coding sequence GTGAGTGACGTAGCCATAGCAGTCGAGGAGCTTTGGAAAGTATATTCGAAATCTAAGTCGGGTAAGGTAGTGATAGACGTAGATGACGAGGAGCTAATGAGATCTATAGAGGCCTCTAGTGAGGATGTAGTGGCCGTAAGGGATCTGTCCTTTGAGGTGAAAAAAGGCGAAGTGTTCATAGTCATGGGGCTTTCGGGCAGCGGGAAATCCACGCTGATACGCTGCCTTATAAGGTTGGTTGAACCAAGCTATGGCAAGATAACCATAAACGGCTATGACGTCACGGCGATGGACAAAAAAGAGCTGACGGAGTTCCGGCGATACCAGACGGCCATGGTATTTCAGCATTATGGGCTTTTGCCTCATAAAACAGTCCTGGATAATGTGGCCTTTGGTCTGAAGCTTAGAGGGGTTCCCAAGAAAGAAAGAAGGGAAAAGGCCATGCACGCCCTCGAGATAGTGGGCCTTGAGAAATGGGCCAGTTATTATCCTTCTTCGCTGAGTGGAGGAATGCGCCAGAGAGTAGGGATCGCAAGGGCCCTTGTGGCTGATTCCCCTATACTCCTAATGGATGAACCTTTTAGTGGCTTGGATCCCTTGATACGTAGGGAGATGCAGGACGAATTGATTCGCCTGCAGGAAGAAATGCACAAGACCATATTCTTTGTCACTCACGATTTGGACGAGGCAATGCGCCTCGGTGACAGGATGGCGGTGATGAAGGATGGCAGCATAGTTCAGATAGGCAAACCCGCCGAGGTCTTTGCCAATCCTGCCAACGACTACGTAGCTCGCTTCGTTCAGGATAGAAGGGAAGAAATCAGAAAGGCCGATGAACAGATAGCAGCTCTCAACGCGGCAAATGATAAAGAGGTGAATAGCGATGTTTCCTGA